Proteins found in one Bacillus subtilis subsp. subtilis str. 168 genomic segment:
- the yobS gene encoding putative transcriptional regulator (Evidence 3: Putative function from multiple computational evidences; Product type r: regulator), producing MSPRIGLTQKMIVDAAAEIADQEGVNGVSLAALSKKMNVRPPSLYNHINGLQAIRAELAVRGLTKLFDQMADSVTERKGDSAMLSLAHAYVDFAIENPGYYEAALLKVHDKRTEIVSDQIVCLVTKLLIENGYASEKTAIHATRGLRSLLHGFTVLIAKEAFEREEDILESLSFSIRTFLSGLLINNKNIM from the coding sequence ATGTCACCGAGAATAGGTTTGACCCAAAAAATGATTGTAGACGCTGCAGCAGAGATTGCCGATCAGGAAGGGGTAAATGGTGTCTCACTTGCTGCACTTTCTAAAAAAATGAATGTTCGCCCCCCGTCATTGTATAACCATATCAACGGGCTGCAAGCGATCAGAGCAGAACTTGCTGTCAGAGGACTGACAAAGCTTTTTGATCAAATGGCGGACTCCGTAACCGAACGAAAGGGAGATTCCGCGATGCTTTCTTTAGCTCATGCATATGTTGATTTTGCAATTGAAAATCCCGGATATTATGAAGCGGCTCTTCTTAAGGTTCACGACAAACGGACGGAAATCGTCTCTGACCAAATTGTCTGTCTTGTGACGAAGCTGCTCATTGAAAACGGCTATGCAAGTGAAAAGACTGCCATTCATGCGACAAGGGGGCTCAGAAGTCTGCTGCATGGCTTTACTGTTTTAATCGCAAAAGAAGCATTTGAACGTGAGGAGGACATTTTAGAAAGCCTGTCATTTTCAATTCGGACATTTTTGTCAGGATTATTAATAAACAATAAAAATATTATGTAA
- the yobQ gene encoding putative transcriptional regulator (AraC/XylS family) (Evidence 3: Putative function from multiple computational evidences; PubMedId: 10704478, 27038276; Product type r: regulator), with amino-acid sequence MLMDSLQEIICEKRTYTRLYHSHKHAYSQFLFPLEGSIDLETEGRQVKLNPDHFLYIPPQCEHRFRSIGRNECLVLDVPLHAMKIDEYRAGSGIEAALDPFWSSIRYLLTEEAKAGTANSLHMLVQYIKEKLQSHSYASIAYIHSHLFERLTIKKLAEIEHYHPAYYSSWFKKQTGKSPQNYIADLRLEEAKRMLMERNETLTVVSEALGFQNLSSFTRWFTKSTGMPPRLYRNTLYSDKK; translated from the coding sequence TTGCTAATGGACTCGCTTCAAGAGATAATTTGCGAAAAACGGACATACACACGGCTATATCATTCACATAAGCACGCGTACAGCCAATTTCTTTTTCCGCTTGAAGGGAGTATTGATCTTGAGACTGAGGGGCGCCAGGTGAAATTAAATCCGGATCATTTTTTATATATTCCGCCGCAGTGCGAGCATCGCTTCCGTTCTATCGGAAGAAATGAATGTCTTGTACTGGATGTTCCGCTTCATGCAATGAAAATTGATGAGTATCGTGCAGGATCAGGAATTGAAGCTGCCCTCGATCCTTTCTGGTCTTCGATCAGGTACTTGCTGACAGAGGAAGCAAAGGCCGGAACAGCCAACTCGCTTCATATGCTAGTACAATACATAAAAGAAAAGCTTCAATCCCATAGCTATGCCTCAATTGCATACATTCACAGCCATTTATTTGAGCGGCTGACGATTAAGAAGCTGGCAGAAATCGAGCATTATCACCCAGCTTACTATTCAAGCTGGTTCAAAAAACAGACAGGGAAGTCCCCGCAGAACTATATTGCCGACCTTCGCCTTGAGGAAGCAAAAAGAATGCTGATGGAGAGAAATGAAACTCTTACCGTCGTGAGCGAGGCGCTGGGCTTTCAAAACCTTTCTTCTTTTACAAGATGGTTCACGAAAAGCACAGGAATGCCGCCCCGCCTGTATCGAAACACCTTATATTC
- the yobT gene encoding putative metal-dependent hydrolase (Evidence 3: Putative function from multiple computational evidences; Product type e: enzyme) produces the protein MRITQYQTVWQLTFFPALFPVNCYLVEEENEVTLIDAALPGSYKGIIQAVNQLGKPLQHILLTHAHGDHVGSLDTLAQTFPHAKVMISERDSFLLQGDTSLRQDEPQTPIKGGIPKHIQTKPHQLLTGGETIGSLLAIPTPGHTPGSMSFLDTRNGTLIAGDAFQLRGGIAVSGQIKWAFPFPAFATWNKEEAIKSAQLLADKAPSCLAVGHGKFLRSPSERMRQAIQKAKKG, from the coding sequence ATGAGAATTACTCAGTACCAAACGGTTTGGCAGCTGACTTTTTTTCCAGCATTGTTTCCGGTTAATTGCTATTTAGTAGAGGAAGAAAACGAAGTCACCCTTATTGATGCCGCACTGCCAGGCAGCTATAAAGGGATTATTCAAGCTGTGAATCAGCTTGGAAAACCGCTTCAGCATATTTTACTGACTCATGCACATGGGGACCATGTCGGATCACTGGATACATTGGCACAAACATTTCCGCATGCAAAGGTCATGATCTCGGAACGGGATTCATTCTTGCTCCAAGGTGACACATCTTTGCGGCAAGATGAGCCGCAGACGCCTATAAAAGGAGGTATTCCGAAACACATACAAACAAAGCCTCACCAACTGCTGACGGGCGGTGAAACAATTGGTTCTCTGCTTGCCATTCCAACACCGGGCCATACACCGGGCAGCATGTCATTTCTTGATACAAGAAACGGCACTTTAATAGCAGGAGATGCGTTTCAGTTGCGCGGAGGAATCGCTGTATCAGGTCAGATAAAATGGGCGTTTCCTTTTCCCGCTTTCGCCACATGGAATAAGGAGGAGGCCATCAAAAGTGCACAATTGCTCGCCGATAAGGCGCCTTCCTGTCTCGCTGTCGGACATGGAAAATTCCTGCGATCACCTTCAGAGCGGATGAGACAGGCGATCCAAAAAGCAAAGAAAGGATGA
- the yobU gene encoding putative effector of transcriptional regulator (Evidence 3: Putative function from multiple computational evidences; Product type f: factor): MGFSHITHLDLKRFAGLSQRTSNALEMTEERRIPALWDQLWKQDMSALLSQAEKDKSIIALYSNYEQETNGFYTFSVGTFQEYDDILPGPYENIDLPASAYAVFTSRIGPIEEIVLETWKEIWTWDKRHLRTFTGDFEMYDQNAAVPQRAQVNIYVAIKK, from the coding sequence ATGGGCTTTTCACATATAACACACTTAGACCTGAAACGATTTGCCGGACTATCACAACGGACAAGCAACGCACTGGAAATGACGGAAGAAAGGAGGATTCCGGCACTGTGGGATCAATTATGGAAGCAGGATATGAGCGCTCTTTTATCACAGGCTGAAAAAGACAAGAGCATTATTGCCTTATATTCGAATTATGAACAAGAGACGAATGGGTTTTATACGTTTTCAGTCGGAACGTTTCAGGAATACGACGACATTCTTCCGGGACCATATGAAAATATTGATTTGCCGGCTTCCGCTTACGCCGTTTTCACTTCCAGAATCGGTCCTATTGAAGAGATTGTGCTTGAAACGTGGAAGGAAATTTGGACTTGGGATAAGCGGCATCTGCGCACGTTTACAGGTGACTTTGAGATGTATGATCAAAATGCCGCAGTGCCACAGCGAGCACAAGTTAACATTTATGTAGCGATAAAAAAATAA
- the yobR gene encoding putative acetyltransferase (Evidence 3: Putative function from multiple computational evidences; PubMedId: 12793527, 23944997; Product type e: enzyme) gives MDDIRKIERLAAASWPAYFQKSIGKWLLRANFGVTKRANSVWTSADMPEGDFQLEAELFYQSLGLPVCFHISNASPKGLDDALADSRYEKVDECFQMTALCRSIMSRTNDNSRFTYKWEQEPSSVWIDEFIQLEGFSPERHKGYKHIFERMPPCKTFFKMYDKESLTALGTVSVIDGYGGLSNIVVAEEHRGKGAGTQVIRVLTEWAKNNGAERMFLQVMKENLAAVSLYGKIGFSPISEHHYRIKR, from the coding sequence ATGGATGACATTCGCAAGATTGAACGATTAGCGGCAGCTTCATGGCCGGCTTATTTTCAAAAAAGCATAGGGAAATGGCTTCTCAGAGCGAATTTTGGCGTAACCAAAAGGGCAAATAGCGTATGGACGTCTGCGGATATGCCTGAAGGGGATTTTCAGCTAGAGGCCGAACTTTTTTATCAAAGTTTAGGCTTACCTGTTTGTTTTCATATTAGCAACGCATCACCGAAAGGGCTTGATGACGCATTGGCAGACAGCCGTTATGAAAAGGTAGACGAGTGCTTCCAGATGACAGCGTTGTGCCGGTCAATTATGAGCCGAACAAATGACAACAGCCGATTTACATACAAGTGGGAACAAGAGCCATCATCTGTTTGGATAGATGAATTTATTCAATTAGAAGGGTTTTCACCCGAGCGTCACAAAGGTTACAAACACATATTCGAACGCATGCCGCCGTGTAAAACTTTTTTCAAGATGTATGACAAAGAAAGCCTGACAGCGCTTGGCACGGTTTCTGTCATTGATGGTTATGGCGGACTTAGTAATATCGTTGTAGCTGAGGAGCACAGAGGAAAAGGGGCAGGAACCCAAGTGATCAGGGTGTTGACTGAATGGGCAAAAAACAACGGAGCGGAACGCATGTTTTTACAAGTGATGAAAGAAAATCTGGCGGCAGTTTCTTTATATGGAAAAATCGGCTTTTCGCCTATATCGGAACACCATTACCGGATTAAAAGATGA